The nucleotide window taacatcatacaaagtccagtaaacataaaaaaaagctaaatcaatatttggtgttaccccctttgccttcaaaacagcactagttctcctaggtacacctggatacagtttttcttggttcttggcaaataggatgttccaagcttcttggagaatttgccacagttcttctatctatttgtctcaattgcttctgtctcttcttgtaatcccagattgactcaatattcagtggggggctctgtggggaccatgccatctgttgcaggactccctgttcttctattctattttatttgcaaaagaaatgtttgggaatctgtatatttcctactgacacactaaagctgaaaatataaataaccatcttaagacaaatgtttttatgaagcatcttatgtgcctaagacttttgcacagaactgtatatatttattgcaGTGGGCATACGGCTATAACAAAACAAGCAACCAGATCGTTTTTGTTAATTGCAGGAGATCCAAAATGCTTTTGTGTCTTTGTCATTTAATAAGCACTTAGTAGCCTAACTAACCAGTTACACACAAGAGCACATGCCATTTGAGAAACAGAAGCAGCACTCCGTGAGGGACATACCCAAGTGCAAGAATTACCAGACAAAGAAAAAAGCATCCAGCCcaacatctggaatgacatgagggactTGAGAGACATGATGGTGGAGCTCAGAGTTGAGTTAAAGATGCTGAATACAGAGAATGCAAGTTAGTACTGATGCTTGATTCTTTTGTCACCCTATAAAACAGTTATGTATATTAGAATAAATCTTGCCATTCCTTTGTCTCAGGGCTGAATAAGCAACTGACGGTCAGTGAAACCCAGCTGGAAGAGCTTAGAAGGGTAAATGCAGGTAAACTGATACAATTTACAAATGTTAAATATAGGTAAAAATCTAGGATTGTTCTAATATGATCAAATGTAGCATTGATAATgtcattttagtcatttttactGCCGTATGTAATAGCCTATATAATGTTGAGTGTCTTTGACTCACCCGGCCACAGATCTACCAAAGGTGGCATTTTCAGCTAACTTGTGTGAGATGTGGGAATATTTAGGTCCCTATAATTCTAACATCACACTGAAATACAAGAACATCTTCATCAATATTGGCAAAAACAACAATCCATCAACAGGTAGGCCACTTTGTTCAGTTTGTATTgaagtaaacttccatttatcGCTATAATACaccattttattataatttcgTCCCATATATCCAGTAGACCCAATTTTACATTGATTTGATTGTTTTTCAATGGCAGGTATCTTCACAGCACCAGTTAAAGGAGTCTACTACTTCAGATTTACTGTGTGTGGTGTTCAAGCCAGAAATTCACTGAGTGCAGATTTGTATAAAAATGAGCAGAAGACTGTATCAGTAGGGCAGTGGCAAGATCATAATCAGCACAGATATGCATCCAATGCAGCTGTCCTGCAGTTGGACACAGGAGATGTAGATTGCATGAAGCTCTTAAAAGGTTACACCATCTATGACTGTCCTGGTAACCTCAGCACTTTCAGTGGATTCCTTATTTACCCTATATAGCTACATATCATTGCATATTGTCATTGACAGCTGCaacaaaatctgacaaaacagCATAAATGTTTCTAGGAATGAAAAGTTTGACTGCATTTTTTTATCCACACTCTGCATTCAACTAAGCTTTAACCAGTGTTTCAATATTTGTACTAGTTTAAGTAAATGTTTTGAAACTATATTTCAGGGAAAGTTTAACTACTACTAAAAATGTCACTGGTCAGTGTGGTTCTGTCTAAACTTTAGTGCCAGTGCCCATATGTTTGGCAAACAGATTTTGTTGATCTTAGTGATGTCAgttccctgaaaaaaaaaaaaaaaaaaaaaaaaaaaaaacgtatttcaaGGAATGTGCACTTTGTCCACTTAATTATTTACATGCTTACTAATGAATTTAAGCCCAAAACTTGGGTAAGGATGGAGCTTTGCATTACTTTTCACAAACTCATTATTTTTAAACCATGTTTTAAGCTAACTACACTCTACATAATTGAGAAATGTAATCAATTTagacaattataaaaaataaaaaaaaataatgtaatctttaaaaaaatgtaatcaaacctCAACTAAACTTCTGCTGATATGCGCACTTCTGGCACACGCATTAATAGTAATATTGCATGGGAATTGACTGAGAAGGAGTGACTAGCCGCTTTGAGTCATTGCTTTCCTGTTCCGATAAGATAATAATTATCAAACCAGTAGtttagtctagggcatacgccatatgcccacctatttttcaaaggattttgcgtatgcccacctaaaatttGTTATAATATGTCCGCCAGAACAGCGAGGAGGCTTTTGACCAATAACGTTTAATTATACTGAGGTGATGCCACAGCACCATTGAttgaattgtgattattattattattattattattataataagtgtacagagatttcTTCACAGAGCAGCAGGAGGCAGGACCGCAACTGAAGGCACATGcaatagatgaaattactctgatgTCACCGGAAGGAGCGGGgcggagcgtttgtttgtaaacagtcacTTCATCTATAAGACAGTTCGACTTAGCTGAgctaccaatcagaacgttcattttagACGTGATAttttctaaccaatcatattttctgtttcattaAGGGCCAGGATATTTATAGCATCTACAGTGAGATGCGCCTGCAGCGCTGGAGTCACCATAATTATTCTGTGCTGTATATTTACCTTGTggttaaaagtgaaaatattaatgcatttaaaagaaAAACTTATGCTATTctactttgtgaaaatactgagtGTCACTGCACCCGTGATAGTGTTTTTATGCTCTTCTCAGATGACGAGTTGTCCCGTAATTgtatcaaatgtaattttttttctgtctatAACTGCTGTCAGTTCAGTGGTGCCTTTTTTTTCCTCATGATATCCTCgataaaatcacattatgccCACCACTTCAGTCACTACTTCACCACTGGATCAAACTGATGTCTTGCTCAAGTAGCCTAATCAACAAGTCAGGCATCAGCAACTTGAACAAGAGGTGAGCGCTTAAGCACGCCTCTTACAGCTTTGACACCTTAATAACTCATTTGTTTCATATTAATATATCTAAACAAGTATCACACTATCATAATCACATGATTTCA belongs to Myxocyprinus asiaticus isolate MX2 ecotype Aquarium Trade chromosome 43, UBuf_Myxa_2, whole genome shotgun sequence and includes:
- the LOC127433229 gene encoding uncharacterized protein LOC127433229, with amino-acid sequence MSNLPYSMDTEWFRGLSSIGLVTSSETQALSGMNGHVVGNWPLRVELSWSGKKEHKPDQDSSEMPDVATEEIRVKSSEMELTVQFFHCVTLNFKTPNKPLVRTACVFYAFIVLAAEKQEENKLAAGSLRAGNVGALADGRVGPGKGGEHRRIFSRKWEVQTSEDRPEGGVSERLTCAPLAFHSCNCKQAALREGHTQVQELPDKEKSIQPNIWNDMRDLRDMMVELRVELKMLNTENNKSCHSFVSGLNKQLTVSETQLEELRRVNADLPKVAFSANLCEMWEYLGPYNSNITLKYKNIFINIGKNNNPSTGIFTAPVKGVYYFRFTVCGVQARNSLSADLYKNEQKTVSVGQWQDHNQHRYASNAAVLQLDTGDVDCMKLLKGYTIYDCPGNLSTFSGFLIYPI